The sequence CCGCCTGCGCCGCATGGGGAAGTCACCCGCCACGCGGCTCGCGGCTCTGGAGACTCGGGCCGAAGCCTTCGAGCCTCCGATGAGGTCCAGGCGTAGTCAGGAGCCGCTGGACCCGGCCCTCGTCCAATTCGCCGAGCACTGCGGCTGTGAGCGGCACCTGAGCGACGGCGAGCTTGAGCGCATCACCACCGGCGAGTGGATGTCGCGATTCTCGAACGAGGAGCTGGTGAAGCTGGAGATGGGAGCGCGGCAAGCAATGGCGGAGCGGGCATCGCAAGAGGCGCTGCAATGAAGCTCGCGCGACGAATCCTCACCGTCGAGCGCGCACTCGGTGGACCGCACTTCGTCTCCTGGGATGAGTACAACGCCGCGTACCAGCGGCTGCAGACCGCGATGGTCGCGAAGATGAAGGCGATGGCGTTCGGGGGACCCGAGCCCGTCATCGACCCGGTGCAGCGTGAGGCTGATGGACGTGTCCTCGAGCGATGGCGTCGCCAGTGCGGCATCCCTGAGTCCGACCCGAACGAGGTCAAGGCCAGGCTGGTCGAGCAATTCCGGCGAATGACCAGCAACCCGACGTGGACGTGGAGCGATGCCCACCGAAGCCCTGCGGCGGTGAATCCATGAGAGCGCTGGCGCGACGAATGGAGCACGTCGAAGAACTGGCGGCGACGAAGTTCCCAGCTCGCACCAACCTGGTTACGGCGGCGAACGTCGAGGCCGTCGTGGCCCTCGGCTGCGCGGCACATGCAGAGCCCGGCGAGTACGGCCGGCTCACGATGCGCGATTGGCTGGCGCGGTTCACGATGGACGAGCTGCTCGTGCTCGAGAGGGCGGCCCTGGAACACGAGGTGTCCGGATGAGCCCACGAGGATTCGCGAAGCGGATCGCCCGAGCCGAGCGGGCTGCGCCGCGGCCCACGCCGCCGGACACGCCCGAGCTGCGGGCGGCGTGGTGCCGAGAGAACGGGCTCCCCGAGGACACGGTGCTCATCGGCTGGCCCGGGCCGTTCGTCATCTGCCTGCCGGCAATCGACGAACCCTGCTGAGCCCGCCCTGAGGAGACGCCTTGAGACATCGGAATCGCGTGAAGCGCCTCGAGCACGCCTTCGGAACCGAAACCGAGGAGGAGACCTACGAGCGCGCGATGGAGAAGCAGGCGCACAACTTCGAGGTCATGGTTTGCGGCGGCACCAACCGAGAGCAGGCACTCACCAAGACCGAGGTCGCGGCGCTCCAGGCGCGGGGTACGTATGGTTTGGCGTGGATCGTGGCGTGCTCGTTCGAGCAGGAGCGACAACCGTGAAGACCATGCTCCGGCGTATCGCGAGGGCCACGGAGGCCGTCGACCTTCTCGTGCCGGTGAGGGACCTGGTCACCCGCGACGACATCGCCTGGGTCGTCGAGGTTGGCTGCGACGCTCACGCGACCGAGGACGAGCTCGGCAAGCTCGAGAAGCAAGCCTGGATGGCGAGGTTCACCGTGGCCGAGCTGGACAAGATCGTGGAGGCCGCAGGCGGCGCAGAGCAGTTCGGCCCCAATGCAGTGGCGCGGAGGAACTCGTGACCCAGATGAGCAATCGGCTTGCCCTGCTGGAGAAGGCCGTTCCCAAGCCGCGCGTCGACACGCCCGAGGCGCGACGCGCCTACTGTCGCGATAATGGACTGCCCGAGGACTGGGTGGTGCTCGGACTGGGCAGCAAGATGGTGATTGTGCTGCCGCCGTTGGATGGGCCGCCGCGGTAGGCGCGTGAGGACCTCGGACCATCAGTTATCTCCTACCTTCATTTCAGCGTTCAAAGATCACAGACGTTCGTCGCTCCGCTCTGGGATCCTGAGAATTGGGGAAAGGGGGGGCCCATGTCCCTGCCCAAGGCTGTTTGCGATCTCTGTGGCCTCGAGCTGGTGGCGGCGGCACGCAACGCCGATGCGATTGAGGTGGTTCGCGAGGTCTTTGCCCAGCACCTTGAAAGTTGCCAAGCGCTGTCTCGTCAGGACGCTGTATCGACTGCCGCCGACTGGGCGCGCAGAGAGCTCGAGGTCGTCACCGCGTAGGTGTCTCCCGGCCACCCGTGTAGAATTCGGCCCTATCTCAACGACTCTTGCCGCGGGGGCAAGTGGTGGTCGGCGACGAAAAAAAACTTTGGGACCAAATCGCTCGAACTGCGCTCGACGCGTTCGGCGACGTGGCCGTCGTCACCCGAGTCGTCCGTAACGAGGGCGTCATTGCCGTCGTCGCCGTGTGCCATCGCGACCCTGTCCGCGACGAGTCGGCGCAGCGCGTGCTCGGTGAGCGGTTCCGTCGCGGCCAGGGGATTCCAGGCCGAGTCTGGGAGTCGGAACGTGGAATTCTGCTCGTCGATGTCGACAGCGCAGCGCTGGCAGAAATTGGCCCCCCGTCTTCGCGCAACTACGTCCGCGAAGTCGGACTCCAGTCAACGATGCTCGTACCACTGAGGCAGGCAGGCAAGGTGGTCGGCACCCTCGGAGTAGCGAGAGACCTGGGTAGGCCTCCGTACTCCGAGGACGATTTCGAGCGCCTGGCAGCGATGGCTGTCCTCGCACCGTAGATTGTCAGCCCTCAAAGGCCCGCCGCGCCTATTACCGCGACATCGGGCTGCCTGAGGGCTCGCCCCCTCGCCAAGCAACCGAGCGCTCCCTAGCTTGGAGGCTGAAGGGGAACCATGCGAGCAGCGGCCATTCAGGCACGGGGGATTCTCGCCGTGGCGGCGCTGGTGGTGGTCATTTCTGGGCTCAAGGCGGCCGCGTCGTGGGTCCTGCCCTCATTGCTTGGGCTGCTGGCGGCGATCTTCAGCTTGCCGGTCCTGCGCTGGCTCCAGGAGCGGCGCCTGCCGCGCGTCCTGGCGGTGGTGGCGACGGCGGTGTTCAACCTGGGTTGGGTTTTCGTTCTTCTGGGCGTTGTCGGCAGCTCAATCGCCAAATTCGTCGCGGAGGCGCCCAAGTACCAGGCCCGCTTCCAGGCACTGACCTCCGGCCTGATCGCAACGCTGAACGCAAAGGGGATCGACGTCGACAAGTCCCTGGTGACCGCCGTGCAGCCGCGAAGCCTGGTCTCCTTTCTGGAGAGCCTGATTGCGGACGTCGGCAGCCTCCTCTCTCAAGGGGCCGTCATCTTCCTCGTCATGTTCTTCTTTCTGCTCGAGGCCGACCTGACGGAGTCCAAGGCGGCGTATCTCGCCTCGCGCGGCGATCCCAACCGCATGGACGGCATGCGAAAGGTCTTCGATCGACTGCAAAGCTACCTGGGCTTCAAGACGGCCATGGGACTCATCGACGGCATTCTCACCGCTGCTTTCACGGCGGTGATGGGGGTCGAGTTCGCCCCGTTGTGGGGATTGCTCACCTTCGTCTTCTACTTTGTGCCGAACGTGGGATCGCTCCTATCCACGATTCCGCCGGTGCTCGTGGCGTTGCTCCAGGTTGGTCCGGGGCGCGCCCTGGGGCTGCTCGTGGGCTATGTAATCCTGCACACGGTGCTGAACACCTTCATCGAGCCCCGGGTGGTCGGGAAGAGCTTCGGCGTCTCGCCGCTGGCCACGTTCCTGGCCGTGCCGTTCTTCGGGTGGATGTGGGGCCCCGTGGGGATGCTGCTGGCGGTGCCGCTGCTCATGGTGATTCAGATCGTCTGCGACACCATTCCCGCAGAGCGTTGGGTGGCCGTCCTGCTCAGCTCGGAGCCCCCCGAGGCGACGACCGAGAAGCTGAGAAGGCCGACGAAGCCCAGGGGGCCTACGGCACCCTCGGGGCCACCGCCCATGCCCGTCCACCACTGATTTGGCTGCGCAAGCGTATCGTTCGCCAGCCCTTCAGTGGACGGTTCGCCGCCCGGTGAGGCTGCCCGTCGAGACGAGGTATGCCGACCGCACCAACTCGAAGTGACTGAACGCCTGCGGGAAGTTGCCCAGCTGCCGTTGCCCCCGCGGGTCGTACTCCTCCGACAGCAGCCCGAGGTCGTTGGCCAACGAAGCCACGCGCTCGAAGAGCCGCACGGCATCATCGTGCCGCCCCATCAGCTCGTAGGCGTCGGCGAGCCAGAACGAGCAGGCGAGAAAGGTTCCCTCTTCACCGGTGAGCCCATCCACGTCTCCCACGGGCCGAAAGCGCAGCACCAGGCCGTCCTGCAGCAGGTCGCGCTCGATCGCCGCGACCGTGCCCACCACCCGGGAATCGTGGACCGGGAGGAAGCCGGTGATGGGGATGATGAGGAGGCTCGCGTCCACGTCGGTGCTTCCATAGAACTGCGTGAAGGTGTTCAGCCCCTCGCTGTAGCCCTTGCTGCACACCTCATCGACGATCTCTTGCCGGAGCTTTCGGAGGTGGCCGATGGGCTCCTTCGGATCGAGCCGCTCAATGACCTCGATGCAGCCGTCCACGGCCCGCCACGCGGCGACCTTGGACGCGGTGAACGAACGCTCGGGCCCTCGCATCTCCCAAATGCCGCGATCGGGCTTCTGCCATCCGGTTCGAAGGAACTCGCCAATGCCGAGCGCGGCGCGGAGCGTGTGCTGGGGATCGTAGATAGAAGGGCCGAGCACGCTCGCTGCGAACCGGACGGTGTCCACCACCTCGCCGATCACGTCGAGCTGGAACTGCTCGTACGCCGCGTTGCCAATGCGAACCGGCCTTGCGCCACCGTAGCCAGTGAACCAATCGAGCTCGGCCTCCGAGAGGCGCCGCTCGCCCCGGATGCCGTACATGATCTGGGTCTGCGACGGCTCGCCTGCGATGGCCCGCGCGCTCCAGTGCCAGAACGCTTTGGCCTCCTCCTCGAGGCCGGCGACCATGAAGGCACTGAGGGCCAGCACCGAGTCGCGCAGCCACGTGAAGCGATAGTCCCAATTCCGAACGCCACCCGGCGTCTCCGGCAAGGACGTGGTGGGCGCCGCCACGATGCCTCCCGTCGGCGCGAAGGTGCAGGCCTTGAGGGTGATGAGCGAGCGGACGACCTCCTCGCGGTACTGCGGTGGCGGCCTGATCTGGGCGCACCACCCGGTCCAATAGCTCTCCGTCTTTCGCTCGGACTGCCAAGGATCGACGCCACCCGGCGGCGGCTCGTAGGAGCGGCCATACGTGAGAATGAACGAGCGACGCTCGCCAGCGGTCATCGTGAAGTCGAGCTCGAAGCGCGGCGGCCTGGCGTCGGAACCCGCGCGTAGGTAGAGCGCGTCCGGGCCCGCAACGGCCTGGGTGAAATCCTGTTCCTCGCTCAGCCGCGGGACGGCTCGGCCGAAGGCAAAGCGCGGCTTGAGCTCGAAGCGGACTTGCACGCCTCCGGACAAGCACTCGAGAGTGCGCACGATCTGCGGGTGCTCTTGTCCGGGTGGCATGAAGTCGATGAGCCGGAGCATCCCTCCATCGACGATGAAGTCTGTCTCCAGGATCAACGTGTCTCGGCGATAGCGCCGCCAGATCTCACGCGGGGGCGCGCTGGGGGCGATCCGCCAGAATCCGTTTTCGGCGGTGCCGAGCAGCGCCGCGAAGCAAGCGTCCGAGTCGAAGTCCGGCAAGCAGAGCCAGTCGATCGACCCGTCGCGCGTCACCAGCGCTGCCGACCGCATGTTCCCGATCAGGCCGTGGTCCTCGATGCGAGCCTGGCGCCGCTCGACGCTCGTGGGCTTTAGCCCCCAGCGCCTCGGCGAGCCAGAAGGAAGGGCTTGTTCGTCCATGAAAAATCTCTTCGCTGGACTATTGGAACCGTGCTTCGCGCCGGCAAACGCCATCCGACCGGAGAGAGGGCAGGCTGGAGCGGCGTGAGGCGAGCGCTCAGGGCCCGCCCTAGTGGACGGGCGGCGCGTGCTCCGCCGCGGCCTCGCGGAACGCGTTGCCCACCCGGCGGCTCAGATCCTCGAACCGACGCGTCAGCTCCGCCTCGAGCTCC comes from Deltaproteobacteria bacterium and encodes:
- a CDS encoding AI-2E family transporter, with the protein product MRAAAIQARGILAVAALVVVISGLKAAASWVLPSLLGLLAAIFSLPVLRWLQERRLPRVLAVVATAVFNLGWVFVLLGVVGSSIAKFVAEAPKYQARFQALTSGLIATLNAKGIDVDKSLVTAVQPRSLVSFLESLIADVGSLLSQGAVIFLVMFFFLLEADLTESKAAYLASRGDPNRMDGMRKVFDRLQSYLGFKTAMGLIDGILTAAFTAVMGVEFAPLWGLLTFVFYFVPNVGSLLSTIPPVLVALLQVGPGRALGLLVGYVILHTVLNTFIEPRVVGKSFGVSPLATFLAVPFFGWMWGPVGMLLAVPLLMVIQIVCDTIPAERWVAVLLSSEPPEATTEKLRRPTKPRGPTAPSGPPPMPVHH
- a CDS encoding glycoside hydrolase family 15 protein, which codes for MDEQALPSGSPRRWGLKPTSVERRQARIEDHGLIGNMRSAALVTRDGSIDWLCLPDFDSDACFAALLGTAENGFWRIAPSAPPREIWRRYRRDTLILETDFIVDGGMLRLIDFMPPGQEHPQIVRTLECLSGGVQVRFELKPRFAFGRAVPRLSEEQDFTQAVAGPDALYLRAGSDARPPRFELDFTMTAGERRSFILTYGRSYEPPPGGVDPWQSERKTESYWTGWCAQIRPPPQYREEVVRSLITLKACTFAPTGGIVAAPTTSLPETPGGVRNWDYRFTWLRDSVLALSAFMVAGLEEEAKAFWHWSARAIAGEPSQTQIMYGIRGERRLSEAELDWFTGYGGARPVRIGNAAYEQFQLDVIGEVVDTVRFAASVLGPSIYDPQHTLRAALGIGEFLRTGWQKPDRGIWEMRGPERSFTASKVAAWRAVDGCIEVIERLDPKEPIGHLRKLRQEIVDEVCSKGYSEGLNTFTQFYGSTDVDASLLIIPITGFLPVHDSRVVGTVAAIERDLLQDGLVLRFRPVGDVDGLTGEEGTFLACSFWLADAYELMGRHDDAVRLFERVASLANDLGLLSEEYDPRGQRQLGNFPQAFSHFELVRSAYLVSTGSLTGRRTVH
- a CDS encoding GAF domain-containing protein, with protein sequence MVGDEKKLWDQIARTALDAFGDVAVVTRVVRNEGVIAVVAVCHRDPVRDESAQRVLGERFRRGQGIPGRVWESERGILLVDVDSAALAEIGPPSSRNYVREVGLQSTMLVPLRQAGKVVGTLGVARDLGRPPYSEDDFERLAAMAVLAP